From Chloroflexota bacterium, one genomic window encodes:
- a CDS encoding heavy metal translocating P-type ATPase: MTNTLELNITGMDCADCALTLEKGVAGLDGVEFCQVNFAIAKMQVSGNLDEEQIRGQIRKLGYGMTEVGARPVILSGWPLVWDLVRRPRNALTLLGMFCIGLAFLASGLGLSDSLEVGLFTLGGLLGLYFPARSGWAALRSGQGLDMNVLMTIAAVGAFVIGEYGEAATVIVLFSLGEALEGFTMERARDSIRGLMLLAPAEATLLTSCIDCEEHLGQRLSAEAISQNSTGLLRFARNDTVYDGGPCPWCGTHEQVIPVEGLKIGDIILVKPGERIPMDGLILSGASAVNQAPITGESLPVEKSIGSEVFAGTINGSGALEIEITHLAEDNTLSRLIHLVEEAQAQKTPAQRFVDRFARIYTPAVVVGALLIAAVPPIFFGQPFLDTPEAHGWLYRALAMLVIACPCALVIATPVTVVSGIATLARRGVLVKGGAYLEALGNIRVMAFDKTGTLTHGRPALTEIVCADECCNDDDSAECPHCNEMLTLAAAVERRSTHPLARAVVLAAQNRGAPELDAQNVESLPGRGIRGTVNGSQITIGSHGLFHDNDQEDCQPETPNPQFCDRIDQAESSGQTVMLVSANGHLLGFLAVSDPPRGNSHETITALKAAGLQRTVMLTGDNLAVAQTIGQALGVDDIRAGLLPEDKLEAVRNLQAEYEHVAMIGDGVNDAPALAAASLGIAMGGAGTAQALETADVALMADDLAQLPAAIRVGRKAARTIRINIGFALAIKVVFLVLAFFGAATLWMAVFADMGASLLVTLNGMRLLRK, translated from the coding sequence ATGACAAATACCCTCGAACTCAACATCACCGGCATGGATTGCGCCGACTGCGCCCTGACGCTCGAAAAAGGCGTTGCGGGCCTGGATGGCGTGGAATTCTGTCAGGTTAATTTTGCCATTGCCAAAATGCAGGTTTCTGGCAACCTGGACGAAGAACAAATCCGCGGCCAAATTCGCAAGCTGGGCTATGGCATGACCGAAGTCGGCGCGCGCCCGGTGATTCTTTCCGGCTGGCCGCTGGTGTGGGATTTGGTCCGCCGCCCGCGCAACGCTCTGACTTTATTGGGGATGTTCTGCATTGGTTTGGCGTTTCTGGCCTCGGGGCTGGGGCTTTCGGACTCGCTCGAAGTGGGTCTGTTTACCCTGGGCGGGTTACTCGGTTTGTATTTTCCGGCGCGTTCCGGCTGGGCCGCCCTGCGCAGCGGGCAAGGCCTCGATATGAATGTGCTGATGACCATCGCCGCCGTAGGCGCGTTTGTGATTGGCGAATACGGCGAAGCCGCCACTGTGATTGTACTCTTCAGCCTTGGGGAGGCTCTCGAGGGTTTCACCATGGAGCGCGCCCGCGATAGCATCCGCGGCCTGATGCTGCTGGCCCCCGCTGAAGCCACCTTGCTAACAAGCTGCATCGACTGCGAAGAGCATCTTGGGCAGCGATTATCCGCCGAAGCCATCTCCCAAAACTCCACAGGATTGCTTCGCTTCGCTCGCAATGACACAGTATATGATGGCGGCCCTTGCCCGTGGTGCGGTACGCACGAACAGGTGATCCCTGTCGAAGGGCTGAAGATCGGCGACATCATCCTGGTCAAACCCGGTGAACGCATCCCGATGGATGGCCTGATTCTCTCCGGAGCCTCCGCCGTCAACCAGGCCCCCATTACCGGCGAAAGCCTGCCCGTGGAAAAATCCATCGGCAGCGAAGTCTTCGCCGGGACAATCAATGGCAGCGGCGCGCTGGAAATTGAAATCACCCACCTTGCAGAAGATAACACTCTCTCACGGCTAATCCATCTCGTCGAGGAGGCCCAGGCCCAGAAAACCCCCGCTCAACGCTTTGTAGACCGCTTCGCGCGCATCTATACGCCTGCCGTGGTGGTCGGCGCGCTGCTGATCGCCGCTGTTCCGCCAATTTTCTTTGGACAGCCCTTCCTCGACACCCCCGAAGCGCACGGCTGGCTCTACCGCGCGCTCGCTATGCTGGTAATCGCCTGCCCCTGCGCCCTGGTCATCGCCACACCTGTCACCGTAGTCAGCGGTATCGCTACGCTGGCGCGGCGCGGTGTACTGGTAAAAGGCGGGGCGTATCTCGAAGCGTTAGGAAATATCCGCGTGATGGCCTTCGACAAAACCGGAACCCTGACACATGGCCGCCCTGCACTCACCGAAATTGTCTGCGCCGATGAGTGCTGCAATGACGATGACTCAGCTGAATGCCCCCACTGTAATGAAATGCTCACTTTGGCTGCCGCCGTCGAGCGTCGCAGCACCCACCCGCTGGCACGCGCCGTTGTGCTGGCCGCCCAAAACCGCGGCGCCCCCGAACTCGACGCCCAAAATGTCGAATCCTTGCCCGGACGCGGCATCCGCGGCACAGTTAACGGGTCACAAATCACCATCGGCAGCCACGGCCTATTCCACGACAACGATCAGGAAGACTGCCAACCGGAAACTCCCAATCCCCAATTCTGCGATCGTATCGATCAGGCCGAATCATCCGGGCAAACTGTGATGCTGGTCAGCGCCAACGGGCATTTACTCGGCTTTTTGGCCGTTAGCGATCCGCCGCGGGGGAATAGCCATGAGACAATTACTGCCCTGAAAGCGGCTGGCCTGCAACGCACAGTCATGCTCACCGGTGATAATCTTGCCGTGGCGCAAACAATCGGTCAAGCCCTGGGCGTGGATGACATCCGCGCCGGTTTGCTGCCCGAAGACAAGCTTGAAGCCGTGCGTAATTTGCAGGCCGAATATGAGCACGTCGCCATGATCGGCGATGGTGTCAACGACGCGCCCGCCCTGGCTGCGGCCAGTCTCGGCATCGCCATGGGTGGGGCTGGTACCGCGCAAGCCCTCGAAACCGCGGATGTCGCCCTGATGGCCGATGATCTGGCACAATTACCCGCCGCAATTCGCGTTGGACGCAAGGCTGCGCGCACAATTCGCATCAATATTGGCTTCGCGTTGGCGATCAAAGTCGTTTTTCTGGTGCTGGCCTTCTTTGGCGCGGCAACTCTGTGGATGGCGGTCTTCGCCGACATGGGCGCCTCGCTGCTGGTCACCCTCAACGGGATGCGCTTGCTGCGAAAATAA